AGCGATCCATGATCCGCTCTTCACCCAGATGGCGCATGTCGAGGTGGACGTATTCGTCCTCGACACCGCGACCCTCGTTGATCTCGGTGAGTTCTGCCCGCGAAACCACGTCACGCGAGGCGAGTTCACCCTCGTTGTTGGCGTAACCGCGCTCGAACATGAATCGTTCACCCTCCGAATTGTAGAGGATCCCACCCTCCCCGCGGACGGCCTCGGAGATGAGGACGCCCGTCGACGGGAGAGATGTGGGATGGAACTGCACGAATTCCATGTCTTCTAAGGGCACGCCGGCACGGTAGGCCATCGCCTGGCCGTCGCCAGTGTTGGCGACGGCGTTGGTCGTGTGGTCGAACACCTGCCCGAGTCCACCGGTCGCCAGGATGACGCCATCGCGAGCACGGAATCCCTCGACTGCGCCGGTCTTGATATCGTAGGCGGCGACACCGTGACAGGTCCGGTCCTCGGGATCGTCTTCGTCAGTCACCGCGAGATCGGTGACGTACCACTCCTCGTAGACCTCGATCCCGCGCTTTACCACCTGCTCGTACATCGTGTGCAGCAGGTGATGGCCCGTCTCCGCACCGGCGTAGGTCGTCCGTGGATACGAGAGGCCACCGAACGGACGCTGTGAGACCGTCCCATCCTCCTCGCGGGAAAAGGGCATCCCCCAGTGTTCGAGTTGGATCACGTCCTCCCGGGCGTCTTTCGTCAGGGTCTCGATCGCCGGGGCGTCCCCCAGGAAGTCAGACCCTTTCATGGTGTCGTAGGCGTGATCCTGCCAGGAGTCCTCGTCCTGGAGAGCGGCGTTGATCCCACCCTCGGCCGCGCCTGTGTGGCTGCGGACTGGGTGGAGTTTCGTCACGATGGCTACGTCAGCCCCTTCCTCTCTGGCCGCGATCGCTGCTCGTAACCCCGCGCCGCCCGCACCGACGACGATGACGTCGTGTTCATGCATTGTAATCACCAGAATTTGATGTCTTCTTTGATCGCTTCGCGTTTCAGTTCCTGAATGTGCTCGGTCAGGGGGATGTCCTTCGGACAGACCTCCGTACAGGAGAACTGGGTCTGACACCGCCAGACGCCGTGTTCCTGTTCGACGATCTCGAGTCGCTCTTTGCGTCGGTCCTCGCCCTCGCGGTTGTCCATGACGAACCGGTAGGCCTTGTTGATCGCCGCCGGGCCGAGATACTGGTTGTCGCCCGCAGCGACGTTACACGACGAGGTACACGCGCCACACTGGATACACCGTGTCGAGAGTTTGATCTTCTCGCGGTTCTCTCTGGTCTGTCGCTGTTCGTCGAGGGCGTCTTCGGGTTCCTCGTCGGGGTCGAAATACGGCTCGACAGCGTCCATCTGCTCGTAGAAGTGCTGCATGTCAACCACGAGGTCCTTGACGACTTCCTGATGGGGCAGCGGTTCGATCTGGACCGGCACATCGAGGTCGGAAATCTGGGTCTGACACCCGAGCCGTTGGGAACCGTTGACGAACAGCGCGTCCGATCCACAGACACCCTGCCGACAGGAGTGACGGAAGG
The sequence above is drawn from the Halorhabdus sp. CBA1104 genome and encodes:
- a CDS encoding succinate dehydrogenase/fumarate reductase iron-sulfur subunit, which produces MSTDSDAEPDPQAAADVETETPPATDTDPEPSVPDTGEKSHQERRLREKGQRATAREEQAADAAAEDVETVEILVYRYDPEVEGKTTPRFDAFHVPLEEGMTVLDALIYARDEFDSSLTFRHSCRQGVCGSDALFVNGSQRLGCQTQISDLDVPVQIEPLPHQEVVKDLVVDMQHFYEQMDAVEPYFDPDEEPEDALDEQRQTRENREKIKLSTRCIQCGACTSSCNVAAGDNQYLGPAAINKAYRFVMDNREGEDRRKERLEIVEQEHGVWRCQTQFSCTEVCPKDIPLTEHIQELKREAIKEDIKFW
- a CDS encoding FAD-binding protein, which codes for MHEHDVIVVGAGGAGLRAAIAAREEGADVAIVTKLHPVRSHTGAAEGGINAALQDEDSWQDHAYDTMKGSDFLGDAPAIETLTKDAREDVIQLEHWGMPFSREEDGTVSQRPFGGLSYPRTTYAGAETGHHLLHTMYEQVVKRGIEVYEEWYVTDLAVTDEDDPEDRTCHGVAAYDIKTGAVEGFRARDGVILATGGLGQVFDHTTNAVANTGDGQAMAYRAGVPLEDMEFVQFHPTSLPSTGVLISEAVRGEGGILYNSEGERFMFERGYANNEGELASRDVVSRAELTEINEGRGVEDEYVHLDMRHLGEERIMDRLENILHLAADFEGVDGLEEPMPVKPGQHYQMGGIETDENGETCIDGLYAAGECACVSVHGANRLGGNALPELFVFGKRAGYHAAGRDMKTAEIPTGHSARSEAGDVSPAVEPGAVDTPIDGADEDAVADGGSLADPTAVVEHEVKTQRERIEALLEDDGTNHADIRAAVQETMTANVNVFRTEEGLETALEDLQDARRDYQDVAVEDPSRTFNTDLIHTLETRNIIDLAETIALGALARTEFRGAHWRAEHQTRKDDEWLKHTMIAWNDGDLDLYYVPVILDGESKSYEPVDRSY